One Gelria sp. Kuro-4 DNA segment encodes these proteins:
- a CDS encoding M23 family metallopeptidase, which translates to MPWRRKAQTVLGRLKQQVKLPAAVPGVRLRGRRRLAAGAALVLLLAAFATALPLTQKAWAVSVDGQVIGWTGDREATAAAVNEILARDGAGPGAAARVSYSPVPRYKVKLTPTEDMKEKLACSLLKLREAWQISVAGRPVVAVGSEEEARAVVTRVKAAFPPAPGAVLKKVALKEDVTFTPQLIKADQVRSVEEAAAYLLRGTDETRVYEVKAGDSLWSIARAHDLHVADLQQANPGVTERLQLGQKLNLVVPRPYVTVVTQEEKTVSEAIPFAVETVKDSSLYTYEKKVKTPGEAGSKKVTYALVRENGQVRQEQVVTAVVEKEPVTQVVAVGTREPAVVGTGRYIWPLSRGGGVVTSRFGQRGGEFHQGVDIAAPTGTPVLAADSGVVSLAGWNGGYGKCIIITHGNGSATLYGHLSQIFVREGQKVTKGKTIGLVGSTGRSTGSHLHFETMQGGAKKNPLAYFKHQ; encoded by the coding sequence GTGCCCTGGAGACGAAAAGCTCAAACGGTGCTGGGACGTCTGAAGCAGCAGGTGAAACTGCCGGCGGCAGTGCCGGGCGTGCGCCTGCGCGGGCGCCGGCGCCTGGCGGCGGGGGCCGCCCTTGTCCTGCTCCTTGCTGCGTTTGCCACCGCCCTGCCCCTGACGCAGAAAGCCTGGGCGGTGAGCGTGGACGGCCAGGTAATCGGCTGGACGGGTGACCGGGAGGCTACGGCCGCCGCGGTGAACGAGATCCTGGCGCGCGATGGGGCCGGGCCGGGGGCGGCGGCGCGGGTGAGTTACAGCCCGGTGCCGCGCTACAAGGTGAAGCTGACCCCCACAGAAGACATGAAAGAAAAGCTGGCCTGCTCCCTCCTCAAGCTGCGCGAAGCCTGGCAGATTTCCGTGGCCGGGCGGCCGGTGGTGGCCGTGGGCAGTGAGGAGGAAGCGCGCGCTGTTGTAACCAGGGTGAAGGCCGCCTTTCCGCCCGCGCCGGGCGCAGTGCTTAAGAAGGTCGCGCTCAAAGAAGACGTAACCTTTACCCCGCAGCTGATAAAAGCCGATCAGGTGCGCAGCGTTGAGGAAGCCGCGGCCTATCTGCTGCGCGGGACGGACGAAACCCGCGTCTACGAAGTGAAGGCCGGGGATTCGCTCTGGAGCATCGCCCGGGCGCACGACCTGCACGTGGCCGATCTGCAGCAGGCCAACCCCGGCGTGACCGAGCGGTTGCAGCTGGGACAGAAGCTCAATCTGGTGGTGCCCAGGCCGTACGTCACCGTGGTTACCCAGGAAGAGAAAACCGTATCCGAGGCCATCCCTTTCGCCGTAGAAACGGTGAAGGACAGCAGCCTCTACACGTATGAAAAGAAGGTCAAGACGCCCGGAGAGGCGGGCAGTAAAAAGGTGACCTACGCCCTGGTACGGGAAAACGGGCAGGTGCGCCAAGAACAGGTCGTAACCGCTGTGGTGGAAAAAGAGCCCGTGACGCAGGTGGTGGCGGTGGGGACGCGTGAGCCGGCCGTCGTCGGCACAGGCCGTTACATCTGGCCGCTCAGCCGTGGCGGCGGCGTGGTTACGTCCCGCTTCGGGCAGCGCGGAGGCGAGTTTCACCAAGGAGTTGATATTGCCGCCCCAACCGGTACACCGGTGCTGGCGGCCGACAGCGGTGTGGTCAGCCTGGCCGGGTGGAACGGTGGGTACGGCAAGTGCATCATCATCACGCACGGCAATGGCAGCGCCACCCTGTACGGTCACCTTTCCCAGATCTTTGTCCGGGAGGGCCAGAAGGTGACCAAAGGCAAGACCATCGGCCTGGTTGGTTCCACCGGCCGGAGTACGGGGTCCCACCTGCACTTTGAAACCATGCAGGGCGGGGCGAAAAAGAACCCGCTCGCGTACTTTAAGCACCAATAG
- a CDS encoding response regulator transcription factor — MAEKILVVDDEATIVEFVRINLEKAGFTVLSAGDGDTALALATSERPDLIVLDVMLPGRDGFEVCRELRRTSSTPIIMLTARDEDIDKILGLELGADDYITKPFNPRELVARIKAILRRVDRSGKMDGRVIARGRLQLDLDRHQVTAGGRLVDLTPKEFELLELLMNNPGRVFSRETLLERLWGYDFFGDSKTVDVHIRRLREKVEEDPSSPTHILTVWGVGYKFREF; from the coding sequence GTGGCGGAAAAAATCCTGGTGGTGGACGATGAGGCTACCATTGTGGAGTTTGTGCGCATCAACCTGGAGAAGGCGGGCTTTACCGTCCTCAGCGCCGGCGACGGCGACACCGCTTTGGCCTTGGCCACCTCTGAACGCCCGGACCTCATCGTCCTCGACGTGATGCTGCCCGGCCGCGACGGCTTCGAGGTCTGCCGCGAGCTCCGGCGCACCTCGTCCACGCCCATCATCATGCTCACCGCCCGGGACGAAGACATCGACAAGATCCTGGGCCTGGAGCTGGGCGCCGACGACTATATAACCAAGCCCTTCAACCCGCGCGAGCTGGTGGCCCGCATCAAGGCCATCCTCCGCCGGGTGGATCGCTCCGGCAAAATGGACGGCCGCGTCATCGCGCGCGGCCGCCTGCAGCTCGACCTGGACCGGCACCAGGTGACGGCCGGCGGCCGCCTGGTGGACCTGACGCCCAAGGAGTTCGAACTCTTAGAGCTCCTGATGAATAACCCGGGCCGCGTCTTTTCCCGCGAGACGCTGCTGGAGCGGCTCTGGGGCTACGACTTCTTCGGTGACTCCAAAACGGTGGACGTGCACATCCGCCGCCTGCGCGAAAAGGTGGAGGAAGACCCGAGCTCGCCCACCCACATCCTTACCGTTTGGGGCGTCGGCTACAAGTTCCGGGAGTTTTAG
- a CDS encoding protein-glutamate O-methyltransferase CheR gives MEGWPEFKAAILKRTGIDLNAYKERQMLRRITTLMASHGLSDFVSYLRLLSHDPAAYRQFLERITINVSELFRNPERFAELRERFLPELLAGAAPAGGRPQLKAWSAGCAAGEEPYSLAILLAENVPGQDLPVLATDIDAEVLKEAEAGRYPAARLKNVPLDLRRRYFTQEGDFFTVRPSLRARVRFQRHDLLRDPYPQGLDLILCRNVVIYFTEEAKETLYLRFAQALRPGGILFTGATEQIFQPQRYGLRSVAPFFYQRTDGQALGITR, from the coding sequence ATGGAGGGCTGGCCGGAGTTCAAGGCGGCTATCCTGAAGCGCACAGGGATTGACCTTAACGCCTATAAGGAACGACAGATGCTGCGGCGGATCACCACGCTCATGGCCAGCCACGGCCTGAGCGATTTCGTCTCCTACCTGCGCCTGTTAAGCCACGACCCGGCGGCCTACCGCCAGTTCCTGGAGCGCATCACCATCAACGTCTCCGAGCTCTTTCGCAACCCGGAGCGCTTCGCCGAGCTTAGGGAGCGTTTTCTCCCGGAGCTCTTGGCGGGCGCCGCCCCGGCGGGCGGCCGACCACAGCTCAAAGCCTGGAGCGCCGGCTGCGCCGCCGGCGAAGAGCCTTATTCCCTGGCCATCCTCTTGGCCGAGAACGTGCCCGGGCAGGACCTGCCGGTCCTGGCCACCGACATCGACGCCGAAGTGCTGAAAGAAGCAGAGGCGGGCCGCTACCCTGCGGCCCGCCTAAAAAACGTTCCTCTGGATCTAAGGCGGCGCTACTTCACCCAGGAAGGGGACTTTTTCACCGTACGCCCGTCACTCAGGGCCCGGGTGCGCTTTCAGCGCCACGACCTGCTGCGCGACCCGTATCCCCAGGGGTTGGACCTCATCCTCTGCCGCAACGTGGTGATCTATTTTACGGAAGAGGCGAAGGAAACCCTTTACCTCCGCTTTGCTCAGGCCCTGCGCCCGGGCGGCATCCTCTTCACCGGCGCCACCGAACAGATCTTCCAGCCCCAGCGCTACGGCCTGCGCTCCGTCGCGCCGTTCTTTTACCAGCGGACGGACGGCCAGGCCTTGGGGATAACGCGCTAA
- a CDS encoding polysaccharide deacetylase family protein, whose amino-acid sequence MRVFFWRLPSQRLRRGLLAAVLGLTLVGLAFYSLQGVRELLPASTGRTNPVFQVDTPKPLVALTVNVAWGEEYLPDLLAALKAGEAKATFFMVGDWVRQFPALTKDIAAGGHELGNHTWYHPHPTQISEAELKEELQRTADLLEKLTQKKPALFAPPYGEWDERVVSTAGELGYPTIMWSLDTVDWERPPAEVIVERVLAGIQPGGIVLMHPTQPTVEALPQILKGLKKKGLQPVTVSELLAAGR is encoded by the coding sequence GTGCGCGTCTTTTTCTGGCGTTTACCTTCTCAGCGCCTGCGCCGCGGGCTGCTGGCGGCCGTGTTGGGGCTCACCCTGGTGGGCCTGGCCTTTTACTCCCTGCAAGGGGTGAGGGAGCTTTTGCCTGCCAGTACCGGTCGCACCAACCCCGTCTTTCAGGTGGACACCCCCAAACCCCTGGTGGCCCTCACGGTGAACGTGGCCTGGGGCGAGGAGTACCTGCCCGACCTTTTGGCGGCGCTTAAGGCGGGCGAGGCCAAAGCCACGTTCTTTATGGTGGGCGACTGGGTGCGACAGTTTCCGGCGCTCACCAAGGACATCGCCGCCGGCGGCCACGAGCTGGGCAACCACACCTGGTACCATCCCCACCCCACGCAAATAAGCGAAGCCGAGCTCAAAGAAGAGCTCCAGCGCACGGCGGACCTGCTGGAAAAGCTGACGCAGAAAAAACCGGCTCTCTTTGCGCCGCCCTACGGGGAGTGGGATGAACGGGTGGTAAGCACAGCCGGGGAGCTGGGCTACCCGACCATCATGTGGAGCCTGGACACGGTGGACTGGGAGCGGCCGCCGGCGGAGGTGATTGTGGAGCGGGTGCTGGCGGGCATCCAGCCTGGGGGCATTGTGCTCATGCACCCGACCCAGCCTACGGTGGAGGCGCTCCCGCAAATCCTCAAGGGGCTCAAGAAGAAGGGGCTGCAGCCGGTGACGGTGAGCGAGCTCCTGGCCGCCGGGCGGTAG